The following nucleotide sequence is from Pectinophora gossypiella chromosome 17, ilPecGoss1.1, whole genome shotgun sequence.
aACTTGCCCGCTGCatgagtgtattttaaaaaatgtacttaccatAAAGTAAACTCTGCATTAGGGTACCTCAGATATATTCAGACATGACGCCCGTTtgaccatttatttatttttattttattatttttttaccgggTGACAGCCCTAAATGCTTCCCATTTTTCTCTGCTCTGCTCAAGTAGTAAAATGTCGTCTGACACTAAATTACAAAAAGGTATCGATAAAGCGTGAGGCATGGAGGGCAAATGCATGGTCATGCGTCTGTCTTGAGAAAATGACCTGATAAAAGCATGCATGGCGTTTGGTTATTCATGCATGGTTTTTTTCACTTATAGTAATTGTGGTAGACAACCCAGACCCCGGTTATTATCAAGGCGGCAGCAACGGAGGTAATCAAATTGTTTTCATTTCAGTCCAGCCAGGatcataattattttctatgATTAAATAGATTAAATAGATATTATGGTCCATAAATAgatttaaatataaagtaatagAGTTAATATTCATTTTGGaagaaatttaaaatatctgttATTAAATCATGAAATGATGACACTTTTGCTTAGAATTCACATTATtgacaattttaaaacgaaattagaaaatctaaataaaaagcTTTTGCATGCTCGTTTATAAATTTTGTGAAGCTAAAATACCTAGATAAAGTatgacaaataaatataactttcaAAATTTAAACATAACTGTACCTAATTTAACTATTTTGATTTATAGTGAATGTAATAAATCCCGACCCCGGGTTTTATCAAGGCGGAAGCAACGGAGGTAAATTTGATTTCGGTCTCTCTTTAATAGAAAACAATGTTGATTTTGAAACAGAAAATAGatttagtataaaaaaaaaatatataatttttatggactatatttttaaatgccCTTTACTgcaaaatagtaataaaatccaataatttattttactttaaaaataattaattaccaaTCTAAAAGTCAAtatcaaataaataagatttatagaataaaatttattaaatcaaaattaaaaacacgAATACATAGTCTTCGCAAGTAGTTTGGTTATTTAtgcatgtttcttttttacttataGTAATAGTGGTAGAAAACCCAGACCCCGGGTATTATCAAGGCGGAAATTTGGGAGGTAAAACTTATACCATCAAATGCATGTGACTTGGGTCAAAATGGGCTTTCAGTGGATAGGTTTACGTGATCGTCTCTCAGTGTCttcgtttaaaatatttaaaaggtttttgtttataatactCCTTTTTTTTCATAGgtatgtcccactgctaggtGAAGGCTCTGTTTCATCCGTGTCTGTCCCGATTTGTGATCTGTTTCCACCTTTTCAGTGCATGGTGTCCATTCTGTGTCAGATGCAGGCTTGTCCCCCTGCTGGGTGAAGGCCCTCTTTCATCCATATCTGTCTCGATTCTGAATGATTTCTTTCCATGGTGTCATTTCTGTGTCAGATTCTGTTatcatttgtttgtttattatatttttttgtgtaaaattattctctaaaaaaatatttttacgaaaacttgatataaaatgttaatttatttttatgcatGAAAATAAAGCATGTTTCTTACATTTTTACATCCTTTTTCCTACGCTTTTCGAAAAGCCGATGGAGTGTGGTTCATTAATGcaattaattatgtaatacagTGGTTCCCAAACAGTGGCCCGCGAATCACTGGTGGTCCATGAGAGCTGTAATGATTCAGGAAAGTTTTCTGAATAAAGAcgattatttacaataaagattcttgttaaagtttattttttagccTTGTGGTTAGGTTctgataataaaaatgaaatcaaaGGGTGCCCTCGTCAAGGAAGGTTGGGAACCACTGATATGATATCGTCACCAGTAGGTATTCATACTACTtacgtataattataataattaataacgaTGTTTTTTTATCTATAGCTGGAGTCATTCAAAACCCTGATTCCTTCTACTACGGAGGCAACCCTGGAGGTGAGTTGCTCACATACAACCTACTCACTTTTGTAATCCTCAATAGGGTTGTCAGCCACGGCTGTATAATTTTTGAGATTGCAATTAATTGTCAATGCAAGAGCCAAGTACAAAGatcattattatttaggtacataGATACAATAAATCATTAATGTTgaatgatccggaggtcccgggttcgaattccggtggggaaatatcataaAATCACTTCATGCAGGCCCATCGCTCATCGGGAGGCATGTTAAGTCGATCCctgttacttacttatgtaagtagtacgcagtcgttacatgagccatgtcaggagcctttggcagctcaataataaccctctcACCAGGGTGGctgagttggtcatctacctcacaacctacacgatagaagaagaagtatcaataatgatattttatttttcaggcCAACAATTGCGACCATACCCACACAGACCacgtaagattttttttaattatttcaataatacttaagataatacaatctgtcacataatcagaaacatacgtaacttcgtcacgtccaataattgtatttaaaagACTGAAGTACCTACTCATATGATGGGTcacttaaattgatgatgatgatgatatgctcgactccagtgagtaaagtcgaGGACGGAAATGTCAACTAAAAATACCAAAATTCTtagctgaggccgagtcgagaGGAGATTGAGTCGAGTTaatatcttagaatacgggaGTCGTCTCCATCACGGTCGGGACACCCGGGTGGGTCGGGTATCgtacaggggggggggggggaaggtTTAAGCTGGTAAGCTTAAACTCATTTCTGACACTGAAAAAGTGAGTGAAGTGTGGCCGGACACCTCATATAAAAATTTCACTTTTTCATATCTAAAAAATCACGTGCAAATTCATTCAGCGGTTCCCGAAAtcattatgtaagtattaacgTGTCTTTTTTTGATTTCAGTGAACAACCCCTACGAACGCAGCGGCAAGTAAGGACATACAGTCACTGACGATAAAAGTGCGACCttcaattaaaatacataataaaagtacttaaattctacattgacttttatttatttttacactttttaaCATCAACTTTGGCTGTCCTGGTAGGTGACcttttcccgacgacccgattaccatagaggcagccaaactcggggcaccaaacacttcaggaccccgataccagccccgccggcgtggtcgacgatttccctcaatacTGATTGAgggttatcgctatcgacctactagggtcgattatttctttaaaatattttcctctcagacgacgccctgagcagagccctgaaaagaataaaataagtaaagttaaaaattattaaaatcataactaaatgtacttaaaattaaaatcaaaatgattaaaatgaaccatagggaaggcccgtgccccagcattggggacgttaatggcctgatgatgatgatgatgataattattaaaatgagaACCCCTTTCCGGCACGGGCACAGAGAGATGTCTCTCACAGCAATGCCATCCAACatttaataagtccgacatttttctatgacgtcacagtgtgctttttcatagaaattccataCTCATTTCATTTGCCtacttagttggaaactagccgaTTGTGGAGGATTGTGTGAAAGGATTCAATACAAAGATGACGAGTGACAGAGAGGGATAGAAGAGTAGTACATATTGTGCCGACCCCGCTTAGTAGAGTGGGATAGGGACAGGAGGATATATAAGACTTTATGTTCCTACCTACACACAATGACACAAAAAATtgcggtttcatacaaactttcgctcctcatttgtccgccCTAGTAGTCAATGACATCCGAGACAGCAATAAGAGAACGACATAAAATATCAAGATACCCATAACAGTGGATTGTGATGTGCACTTGTTCGCAAAAAAAGTCGAACTAGCGCTTCGGCGACGCGACGCGCCGCGCAGAGCCCTTCGCAGCACGGTATAATTTCATTCAAccttgcaatgtccttacccaAAAAAGTCCAGTCttaagtgatttcaacaatgtccccctcgggaatcgaacccggacctccagatcgtgagcccagcgctctaaccactagacaacaAAAGCTgtcaacaacacaacacaacaacaacaacgttAGATGTGCGCTGACCATGTGTATATGTCGCAATACAAAACCGCCGCAATACAAAAtggccctgtttttgaaaacagctagccgtaatgtaatacagcggattatacaatccgactgcgacatatacaCGAGGAATCCTGATTGACAAGCATCTAATCTTCTGTCACCGCACGTGGCCATTATATTGATTTATAATTGACGCATTGTTTTCCACCGTAATTACTACTAATTAACATAGGAAATTATTCAGAAAAATCGTATATAAGTTAGAGCAGGAATCAAACGCACTATTCTAAGGATTTTGAGGAAGATTTCAACATGTCTCGAGTTGTGGTGAGTATCTTTTAGACTATCTCATATAAGTACCTCTAGAAACAAGAAGATAAGAGTTTTAACCGATTATGACGAAGCTAAACGGAGGGTTTTGTGTACGTCTTACGgttatgtatgtacgtctgttTCCTCCTTACTTCTAAAACACTTATCAGAATTAAACAAATGCGGTGACTTTATCTCATATTCTTCATACACAGCAAAAGAAATGAAACCAGAAGGTGAGAGTTTTATCCGATTATGATGAAGCTAAACATACTTATTGAATCTTTTTTGCATTGGCAACGTTTTTAAGTTTGTTCTTGAGTCATTTGATACAAATTTAACAGGAGAGTGTTCCTTTTATTCAACCAACATACGTCACTTTATACTATATTGCAgtctgtatattatttattaccctttatcaaaggttgcctggaagagactgCTTTAAACGATTAGGTCGGCTTTCCTAAGCTTTTTCCTTTAAATACCTATAATGCTGTACAATAAattgttcattcattcattcctattattaatgttcatgttataaaataattattaattactataagaacaatgttatttgtagaggaaataaatatttattttacttattttttttattcaactgtgACATGGCTACGTGAACAAATGAGTTACAAATGAAGTTATCGTTTTCACAGTTTCTGGTATGCCTGCTGATGCTGGCGAGCGCGGTGGTCTCCCTGGACCTGCCTGGGGGACTGAAGCCCCCAGTTGACCTGCCCAAAACGCCAGACTCCTCCAAACTGGCGGACACCCCTAAAGTTCCCGACACCAAGGACCTCCCAAATTTAGGGAGAAAGTAACCCCAACGAACGATATTTTACTTCTGATTATGATGATGCGTTGCATATGATCCTGACtgatatataaatgaaaatctTTTCAAGAATAGTTGATGTTCTTGAATGTTTCCATCTAATTCCCCCTCACTATTGGCGATTATGGATGCGCACGATCACATCCGATTGTAAGCGATCATAGACGATACACGGCGAATACAGCCGAGTATGCCTCTACACGATTCTGCTCGTCTGCAAACGCCAATTGTGTACAGatggttaaaaaggctacatgcaatatttaaaaatattgctttttgatatttgttggcattgcgcgcttacttttatatgcgcaaatgtcaaattgcaatattgctttttagataagttgcttcgatgtcgcctttttaaTCCTCCCAAGGCGCACGAGGTTCTCTGAAAAACTTGTCAAGTAAAGGATTAAGTCTATCTGAATTTTACCAAGTTATTATTGTCACTTTGATTTATCATCTTTGTGTGACATggcttttatttgttttgcacAGATGGTGCTAATATGGCTCGAGTAAAATGTAGATACGGGTAAAGATGGTAATTTGCATGACAACCGAATTGAGATTATAGTTATAAGAGTATCGATGTTGTTTTTGTGATTTGGCATTGCCAATGTGGTCGAAATAGGTGGAGCCATATTGTTGTAAGGACCATAGGTTTAGGGCGTTTTAGGTAATAGGACTATAAAACGGGGAAAGTATAGGCTTTATATATCGCTGGATAAGGACTTAGACCACAGATCCGTAAATGAAATGCTTGTTAGTTTGTAGTATTGACAAGAGCCTTTGTCGAGATATTGATACAAATATCAAGAGAACCTTAAGATGAGGGTTTGGCAAATACTTGTTCATGACGCATCATATATCAGGAGTAATTGAAGATTCCTATACGTACACCATTGCATACCGATTCTTGGTACGATTTGATATCGGATTGATAGTTTGCCATAAGGGAGCCGTCTAGGTATCGACACGATGGGTATGCAATGGTACACGCATTGAAGTATCCAACTAAAACCAAAGCAATCACGGCAAATTATAGATTAAGATAACAATTAACTGTTAATGAAGCATAATAAAACGGCTGCAGCTGATATTTGTCGTTTTAATTCCACCATGGGAAAATAAATTAGTCTTTTTAGGCGACTCTGAAACCGGTTTACCGCCAATCGCGTTAGTGCGCGCCATTTTATGAGAATCGCCTTACTCTCATTCGATTCAAAACACGAACTAATTTCTTTTTGTCTTCGTATACCAACAAATGATATGTCATTAGATAAATAATCATTGTCTACTGGTGCAGTTGTGTTCATTTTAAGCAACTGTTCTCTATAAATACACAATTGTTTATTACATAAACGGAACATATAATATAACACAGGGATACAAATTAAACAATCGTACAAAacgcggccttattgttaaggtagcaatttctttcagggaAACTTTAGCATCTATCAATTATAATCGACACCTGCTTTACTGCacaaaagaaaatgtaattgtCAGCATGCAAAAGAAATGTAATTAAAAGGAaaattggcggccttatcgcttcaAGCGATTATTTCCAGGTAACCAGAGGGAAGCTGAAACCACGAGCTGTATATGAGATGACTACCATACCCACTGTTgacctatctatctatatttttactgtattttttttactttactatCATATTGTTTGACTTTGCGTAATACCTATTCTGATGAAATGAGACTCTTCGCCAATATGTATGGTTGGTATCTGGCCTTCATAGTTTTATCATCATAGTCAGAGGAGACGTTATATAGAATGTAATATAGATTATATAGAGgtcttagtgacatcttaacgaaaatTTTGGGGATATTTCCTCCGatgattctttttaaaattattttcagttccatactttcgcgacggaaaatttcacttgatatcaactcggaatcatggtctggatcacccatcaaagttttcgttacgatgtcattaataaCAGATCGTCATTCATCATTTTGTCGTTCAttgtcaacagtggctgcaagttgtctttgattacttgtggctatacccaccccattagggattacgggcgtgagtttatgtatgtatgtcattaacaccctgtatacaatctATATTAGATTCTATATACTTAACTTCTCCTTATAGTGAGAACCTTGTACGCGATGAATTCCGGGTAAAAACtgagatttatatattttttttattatataatatgtagttCAGATACATACACATATTAAGATCTGCATATTATGCAATAATATTTACCGTACGTAAGTATAAGTAGctaagtacctattaataataattacattatgtGCAGTAAATTTTATGTTAAATTAGTATTTACCTAAGGTATTTTTTACACGTGTTGATACCATACATACTTACGAGTATTTCCACATATTCAAATAGATTTTGGTTTCCTGTTTGTTCCGTTTTGTGGTCAACTGAagtaataacaattaataattaacaaaagcattattgtaggtatgttatgaaaaatataattaagtaattaatcacttattttgaataaaataatgataatataaaaatgaaattgctCACTTACATTTAAAggtatatgcacaaatgtcaaattgtaataaagcgtttagatgaattgccttttTAGAACCTCTCCGTCCCTCACCCTTCGTTCATtcggaaatcagaatcatttattcaacgtaattatcatgtaaacttgttgaaggtcaatgtaacattttttaatttacgtcatttcgcaaggtgttatggctgaggagaagaaatgacaagaaactgcaatgataaacattacaagttatttaataactagaggaacacatacaataccagacatttttattatttaggtaatcattaatcttataatagcttttttatataaagtaaactTTACATGAGCATATCTATATTTCCCTTATGGATGGACTCTATTATGTCGAAAAGAACACAGTCCCTCAATCAACTGCGATGTGGGATGACAATTATGAAGCCGAAGTTAAATCTTTACAGCTTACTAAAACTAGTACTACTACTTCCAAAAGTACTATTACAACTAAAGagtaaaatagaatataaaaaaaaaattgttattataaagggacgtgtttcccttttttctttaagctgggctattttcaggtgtGTAGGGCGCaagcgcaagtggttaggagTTTTCCTTTCCTTCATCTTTTTCCTtttcatatttgttttgttCCTTATTTTACATTCTGCAATTAATGTGTTTCCACAAAAGATCTACAAACAAAAacgagacaataacatcactttcTCACAAATCAGTTAAAACAAAGCAATAAAGAGACTGTAATACCTACCCAAAGGCGATAAacgtatacagtcatgagcaatataatgtacccactttaggactctgtcgcactaacatatttgacatttagtgagacttacagttgaatttgtcaaaaaagttaatgtgacatggtaccaaagtgtatacatattaatgctcgtgaccgtacagtgtaGGTACTAAAGTTTTAATCTATTGCAATATCCTGCATCGCAGTTTAGTATTTTC
It contains:
- the LOC126374569 gene encoding uncharacterized protein LOC126374569 isoform X4, with the protein product MAKPQEKVQVVDPGYYQGGNTNGVNVVDNPDPGFYQGGNNNGVSVIDNPDPGFYQGGNNGVHVVDGPQGGNNGVIVVDNPDPGYYQGGSNGVNVINPDPGFYQGGSNGVIVVENPDPGYYQGGNLGAGVIQNPDSFYYGGNPGGQQLRPYPHRPRKIFFNYFNNCI
- the LOC126374569 gene encoding uncharacterized protein LOC126374569 isoform X1; translation: MKTVVILCVALVVVMAKPQEKVQVVDPGYYQGGNTNGVNVVDNPDPGFYQGGNNNGVSVIDNPDPGFYQGGNNGVHVVDGPQGGNNGVIVVDNPDPGYYQGGSNGVNVINPDPGFYQGGSNGVIVVENPDPGYYQGGNLGAGVIQNPDSFYYGGNPGGQQLRPYPHRPRKIFFNYFNNCI
- the LOC126374569 gene encoding uncharacterized protein LOC126374569 isoform X2 — encoded protein: MKTVVILCVALVVVMAKPQEKVQVVDPGYYQGGNTNGVNVVDNPDPGFYQGGNNNGVSVIDNPDPGFYQGGNNGVHVVDGPQGGNNGVIVVDNPDPGYYQGGSNGVNVINPDPGFYQGGSNGVIVVENPDPGYYQGGNLGAGVIQNPDSFYYGGNPGGQQLRPYPHRPLNNPYERSGK
- the LOC126374569 gene encoding uncharacterized protein LOC126374569 isoform X8 → MKTVVILCVALVVVMAKPQEKVQVVDPGYYQGGNTNGVNVVDNPDPGFYQGGNNNGVSVIDNPDPGFYQGGNNGVIVVDNPDPGYYQGGSNGVIVVENPDPGYYQGGNLGAGVIQNPDSFYYGGNPGGQQLRPYPHRPRKIFFNYFNNCI
- the LOC126374569 gene encoding uncharacterized protein LOC126374569 isoform X14 produces the protein MKTVVILCVALVVVMAKPQEKVQVVDPGYYQGGNTNGVSVIDNPDPGFYQGGNNGVHVVDGPQGGNNGVNVINPDPGFYQGGSNGVIVVENPDPGYYQGGNLGAGVIQNPDSFYYGGNPGGQQLRPYPHRPRKIFFNYFNNCI
- the LOC126374569 gene encoding uncharacterized protein LOC126374569 isoform X9; this translates as MKTVVILCVALVVVMAKPQEKVQVVDPGYYQGGNTNGVSVIDNPDPGFYQGGNNGVIVVDNPDPGYYQGGSNGVNVINPDPGFYQGGSNGVIVVENPDPGYYQGGNLGAGVIQNPDSFYYGGNPGGQQLRPYPHRPRKIFFNYFNNCI
- the LOC126374569 gene encoding uncharacterized protein LOC126374569 isoform X3 — encoded protein: MKTVVILCVALVVVMAKPQEKVQVVDPGYYQGGNTNGVNVVDNPDPGFYQGGNNNGVSVIDNPDPGFYQGGNNGVIVVDNPDPGYYQGGSNGVNVINPDPGFYQGGSNGVIVVENPDPGYYQGGNLGAGVIQNPDSFYYGGNPGGQQLRPYPHRPRKIFFNYFNNCI
- the LOC126374569 gene encoding uncharacterized protein LOC126374569 isoform X7, producing MKTVVILCVALVVVMAKPQEKVQVVDPGYYQGGNTNGVSVIDNPDPGFYQGGNNGVHVVDGPQGGNNGVIVVDNPDPGYYQGGSNGVNVINPDPGFYQGGSNGVIVVENPDPGYYQGGNLGAGVIQNPDSFYYGGNPGGQQLRPYPHRPRKIFFNYFNNCI
- the LOC126374569 gene encoding uncharacterized protein LOC126374569 isoform X10 yields the protein MAKPQEKVQVVDPGYYQGGNTNGVSVIDNPDPGFYQGGNNGVHVVDGPQGGNNGVIVVDNPDPGYYQGGSNGVNVINPDPGFYQGGSNGVIVVENPDPGYYQGGNLGAGVIQNPDSFYYGGNPGGQQLRPYPHRPRKIFFNYFNNCI